The genomic DNA acatgtgcattccaacacgttatgcacatgtgcataccaaTCAAGCATAAATATGAACCAAAACCATAAGTACAAACATAAGTTAtcacattatgcacatgtgccttccaaatcaaacacaaacacatatgcACACTACacgaacaaacaaacacaaacacatatgcCCAACATCGGTTGTAATCTACACGAACAAACATTAAAACCTTCAGTCTTTtcgaccaaaatacccctggaaCTTTTACCACAGGATCAAATGAATAACTGAGGCCAGCTGTTAACAGCCATATACAAGCATTTTGAGGCTATATTAAGACCCAGCAGCATCATAAATTTAGCACTATGCTTTAGGCTCACACTTTGCAGCCGTACAAACAGTAGGTCTGTTATCCGGTGCACCAATAACATAATACTCACAACAAGCAGCAAAGTAGGTCTGTTATCCGGTGCACCATTAACATAATACTCACAACATGCAGCAAACTACCAGCATTAACGATAGACCCTACATGTATGCAGCTGACTAACCCGGATATCAACAACTCGGGAAGTAAATACGGATCCCAAAAGCACAGACAGTAAACCCAGTAGCCAGTACCTCGGACAGACAATAAAGATCGGATGTAATATAACTATGCACAGGTGCATACATACAAcaatattatgcacatgtgcattccaaaacaaacacaaacatataatcgcatcaatattatgcacatgtgcattctaaaacaaacacaaacacataatcatatTTACATGCGGATGTAAtataaatatgcacatgtgcatacatacaacaatattatgcacatgtgcactccaaaacaaaacaaaacacagaCACATAATCGTATTTATATGAAcaatattatgcacatgtgcattccaaaTCAATCACAAACACATaatctatgcacatgtgcattccaaaTCAATCACAAACACATAATTGTATTGACCTACATCGGCTGTAATCTATATGAACAAGCACATACATGTAATCGGCTGTAATCTATATGAACAAGCACATACATGAACAAGCACAAAGAACTTTTTATGATCTTACATAGTATGAACTTACATGGCACTTTCAAGTTCGTAAATCTATGCAACGACGTATGCTCTTCGTGATATATAAACCTCGCCGAGTATGCCGAGTATTACCGTTTTTTGCCCTAAATCGATTCGGTATGGCCGTTTTTGCCCTAATTTCGAGCCGGCGAGCGATTAATGTGCGGACGGGGATTGATTAGGATGATCGTATGGCGAATTTCGCTAATGAACTGCTGGAATTGGGAGCGGCATTGAGTATCGGCGATTGAATATTGAGTATCGGCGATTGATATCGTAATGTTTTTATGAGATTTTTGGGGTAAAATCGACTGATTTGGGAGAGTTTGTGTTGGTTGGACTTGAAATTGTAGTATagattacattttaattaaacgCTGACGTCCGTAGCAGCGGGGGAGCGcgaatttataattttttttatttacaaaattgccatccgttcacattggttctcgcggttctcgcaataaaggtggttctcgcatgaaccccaccctatatatatatatatatatatatatatatatatatatatatatatgtggggaaggatgtatagaaaacccactttaatttagaaaacccgggaaactcaaagctcccgatgtttttttttttttgaaaaaatttacacatgttatatacatgtttttaagggttttaggccaaaaaaaatcaaaaaagcgccgagtagatatttttaaacaaaataaacaagttttggtgtaacacatgttacattcatctgacatatttgtaacatgtgttacaccaaaacttatttattttttttttaaatatctactcggcgcttttttgatttttttttttttttgcccaaaacccttaaaaacatgtatataacatgtgtaaattttttcaaaaaaaaaaacatcgggagctttgagtttcccgggttttctaaattaaagtgggttttctctctctctctctctctatatatatatatatatatatggaacggttaacatacaaaagcccttatcatacttcacgtacgcgacaaTGGTAACCGTCAGATCAGtgctataatcacgcatggaataAATAATCACGAATAGGATcagataatcacgcatgggatcagTTGTTttgtgataatcacgcatgggatcaaTAATCACACACGTTAAGTTGATCAAAaaataatcacgcacgttatctTTTTTGTCGCGtacgttaatgtaggttaagccgtgaagtacattatactctctctctctctctctctctatatatatatatatatatatatatatatatatatatatatatatatatatatatatatgtagggttaGGTTCAATTGTGAACCTAACCTGTGAACTAAATGAAcaaatcttagcccttgattattttttatatcaaaaagggtaAGATTGTCATTAAGAAATATAATTTAATTTTCCTTTAATTTTAAACTAATTAAAATTTAAATTCAAAAAATCAGTTACCAACATTATGGTAACCGCTCCCTACAATTAAGTAAATATATTATTATTCTCTAAAGAAAATTCAAAATCTTTAATCATCCAATGTTTAACCTAAGAAAACTAAACATTAGAGAATGATAATGCCAAAATGGTTGGGCACCAATATGATTTATTTATTTCTAAATTGCAGTAGCATCCATTCATTGCTAATTACGAAAGTCGGTTATTAGAACATCAGTGGTTGTATCACCGGTTAGAGAAGATAGAAACTTAATCTTTTTTATTCATATTCCTTTACATTATTCCCATATTAGTAATATTATATCAGTGATTTAGAATTTAGAATAAAGTTCCTAATTAGTCCACACGAATTCTTGAGAGATGATGCAAGAGTCTCGATTCACTTTTTTGTCATATACGATTTCTGCCTCCATATTGAAAAAAATTTATGAAGATCATCGATGGGATGAAATGGAGCCACCACCACTGTTCACGTGATCTCATTTGATATgcattgtatatatatttttttttacttttgctTCTATATTGCTAATGTTCATATATGTATTATGAAACAGATAATAGTTTGAATCATTTATATTTACTGATAATTTTCATATATGTATTATGAAACAGATAATAGTTTGAATCATGATTTTGTTAATGTACTATTATGTAATGACGACGGGCCAATGGGAAAGCCCATTTTACCCGCTTTGGGTTACCCTTATGCAGACCCAATTATGAACAAGCCCAAATAATAAAGCTACCTTGCCCACTAAGGTTCCCTTTCTTTGTAATAAGCGGGAAAACCATAATCAGAAGAGGCAGGTCTCATTTATTGCTTGATAAGAAGAGGATCTTGGCTGGCAATTGTACTTCTCCGGCCGGAACATTAAATAAGGTCACCATCTTACCGTtaggggtcagacacgtgtctgtaCCCCTCGAAAGCTCGCAGAATCCGTTGGATGGTATGGACGAAATATCTCGCGTATGGGATAAGGGCTAGGCATTATATAAGAAGCATAAAAGGTATCATCTTCCATCTATCTCATTTACTGCACTCTCATTAACTATCCTCATATTAACTTCCGACCAATATTCCCATACATTTATCACACACATCATATTTATTAGATTCACACCTTAGAGGAAGCATCCCGGTGATCATACTCATCGGGATAAACTCCTCAGCtcttccggcaagtttacttattctcacaccggagcttggtcacggatccccccccCCGGGGGTcccccgtggcgaggctaacggctTGTTCTTTTGCAGAAACAAAGGTGAAGGCCTCTTGACGTCAGCGAAGATCCATTTAACGTCATCTgggatttgggtattcgacattggcgccatccgtgggacatcAGCCTGGCCGGCTCACTTTAATGACAGATCAGAAGGTACTTCCAGGGGCACAAGATCACTTTGATGACAGATCAGCCCCTCCAGAAGGTGCTCAAGAGGCCAGAACTGTCCGGACGACTGGCTAAGTGGGCCGTAGAGCTGGGAGAATACTCCCTGGAGTTCAAGCCCAGAACAGCCATAAAAGGACAAATACTGGCCGACTTTTTAGCAGAGGTTCCGGAGGACGAAGAGAAAAAACTCCAGAAATGGGAGGCCTTGGAAAGAAAAGAGAAAGAGGAAGAAGACAAGGCTGTATGGAAAATATTCATAGATGGAGCCTCCAGTGAGGAAGGAAGTGGAGCGGGCATCACCTTGATAAGTCCTGAGGGGGTTGAGTTGACTTATGCCATAAGATTGGATTTCGAAAACACCAACAATACCGCAGAGTATGAAGCCCTTTTAGCGGGGATGAGGCTAGCACAAAAAATGAAAGCAAGACATGTGGAAGCCACCACCGATTCACAATTGGTGGTTAAACAATACCAAGGAGAGTATGAAGCCAAAGACAACACCATGGCTCAGTACGTGGCGAAAGTAAAGGAAACAGTTGAAGCATTCAAAACCTTCAAGTTAGAATACATCCCCCGAGGGAGAAACAGAAAGTCTGACGCCCTCAGTAAGCTGGCCTCCGTAGCATTCGACCATCTCGCAAGGGAAGTCAAAGTGGAAGTCCTGACTTCTCCTTCCCTTAGCACAAAGGAGGTGGCTGCAGTTGAAAGTACTCAGGAaacatggatgacaccaattataaAGTTCCTCAGAGACGGAACCCTGCCTGAGGGGGAGTGGGCAGCCAGAAAGGTAAGGGTCAAAGCCCTGCAGTATGAGTTGATTGATGGGGAGTTGTACCGAAGATCATACCTAGGCCCATACCTGAAATGCGTTGATATGGAAGAGGCTGAGTATGTGATCAAGGAAATGCATGAGGGGATTTGTGGAATGCATTCGGGGCCAAGGACGATAGTAATAAAAGCGATGAATGCGGGGTTCTATTGGCCACGAATGTATGAAACAGCATCCGAGGAGATTAAGAAGTGTGACAATTGTCAGGTACACGCACCAATGACTCATCGACACAAACACCCCATGATACCAGTCTCAACGTCCTGGCCCTTCCAAAAGTGGGCCATCGACATAATCGGGCCATTCCCGGAAGGTCCAGGAGGAGTCAAGTATGTGGTAGTGGCCATCGATTATTTTACCAAGTGGATCGAGGCAAAGCCCTTGGTAAAAATAACTGGGGAACAGATGAGGCGGTTTGTATTAGATAACATCATCTGCAGATACGGGGTCCCAAAGAGCTGGTAAGTGATAATGGCGTCCAATTTGCTGGAAGACCTTTTAAGCCATGGTGCGAGCAGATGCACATTCAACAAGTGTTTACCTCCGTCACTCATGCCCAAAGTAATGGATTAGTAGAAAGAGCTAACCAAAGTGTCATCAAGGGAATGAAGGGAAGACTCGGGAGAAAACAAAAAGGATGGCTGGAGAAACTACCATTTGTGTTATGGGCATATAGGACCACTCCCAAAAATTGCAATGGGGAAACTCCTTTCAGCCTAACTTACGGGACGGAGGCTGTCATCCCGGCTGAAATAGGATCCCCAACTGCCCGAATGAGGCTCAGGGAGGAGGAGAATGAGCAAGACCTCCGAATGAATCTGAACCTTTTGGAAGAGAGAAGGGAAGTAGCAGCAATCAGAGAGAACAAATACAAGAAGCAGCTGGAAAGTTATTACAACGCCAAGATGAAAAAGCTCAACCTCGTCCCAGGAGATCTGGTCCTAAGAGCAAATGAAGCCAGCTTGCAGGAGAACACCGGAAAGTTAGGCCCCAACTGGGAGGGGCCTTACCGAGTCATATGGGCAAACGGCAAAGGGAGCTGCAAATTGGAAACACTCCAAGGCGAGGAGGTCCCCAGGACATGGAACCTCATGCAGCTTAGGAAATATCACATGTAAGGGGTCTACCCCCAGAAAAAATGGCCAAGAGCCACTTTTGTAACATGTAACTATTAATCCGGGGTTCCCCCAAGGACGGATCTTTTGTAACAATTTGTGCTGGGAATTTTAATCCCTAAGAAGTAAATGAAAAACGGACAGTTAGCATGTCCTCTTTTGACAAAATAGCGGGTATTATACCTAGGCAGACGTGCCTGGAAACACCATAAAACCTCATTAACAGGCAAACACACGTGTATAAAGCATCTCAAACATGCCAAAAGCCCGGCCGTGGGGCAAATAGGGTCTAGCTAACCCAAAGAAAACGGACAAAACCAACCAAAAACATAATATcacattataaacttgtcctgTGATTGGCCTCGAACAGACAATCCTAGTTTACTAAACAAACCACAAACACAACATATCTTTGTAAACAAAACTACAAAAAGAGgtcatgttttattcatttacaaAACAAATGTACAAAGAAAAGCCTTAATAACTTTGGCCGAAATACAAGACAACAAAGCACAACAAGTTCAACCAAAAGGACCAAAGCTCAACTTCTTGCAAAACGGTCCAAAAGTCCCCAGGAAAAACACCAGCTTGATCCCAAGCAAAAGCCCCTGCAAAGCAACAAACATAACAAAAAGCATGCAAATGACAGGGCAATAACACAAGATCATAAGTTACATGATTAGCTACTAAGGAGGACCCCCACACAAAGGTCCCCATTTCCAAACACAAAATAGTTCAAAAGTATCCCAAGGAAAGTAGTTAGTTAAGTTACAACCATATCGAAGAAAGTAAATGTTCAGGAATCACTGGGAGACACCCCCAGATAAAGATGGCGGAGAGGAAGGGCTAGCAGAGGAAAACAGGGCCTTTAATTCGTCTATTGATATTAAGGGATGCTCCAGGATTTTCTTTAGGATAACAGGGGTCTTGCTCCTGAACTCCTCATCCAGCTTGGATAATTTCTTCTTAGCCTTGGAGTTGTACAGCGGAGTCTCCTTCCTGCCTAGACCCTAAGCAGAATAAGCATAACCATCCTTCAACCCAGCCTGGTAGCCAACATCCCGGTAAGCCCTATATATCTCCTCCAAACCACTCTTAAAATCCTCTGACTGGGAAACAGCGGAAAGGAAGGCCCCAAACCCCTCCGTAATCAACCAATGTTTCTCCCTGGCCAAACGATGGTTATCATCAGAAGTCACCCCATATTCAACATACATGGTATCCAATTGCTCCTGGGAGACAGAACCAGCTTCTTTCAAATACTTCAACTCAGCAACCAACTCTTCTTTCTCCCCCACCAACACCGCCATCTCCTGCTCCCAGGCTCGCTCCTTCTTCTCCAGCATGGCTCCAGCCCCCTGGacaaaaaccatcaaaaaaaaAGAGGGGGGGGGAGGGAGGAAGGGCTATATACCTTCTCCTCTTGCAACTTCCTCTCAGCTTCAACCACTTGGCACCTAAGTCCGGCAGCTAGAGATTGGGAGGAAGGAAGGGCTATATACCTTCTCCTCCTGCCACTTCCTCTCAGCTTCAACCACTTGGCACCTAAGTCCGGTAGCTAGAGATTGGGAGGTCTTGAGCTCAGCCTTGAGTCCTTCATTCGCCCTCCTCAGATCGTCAATCCGCTGCAGCATACCAGCACCCCTGAAAAAGCTCTCACAAAGGGACATGCTATACTGATCCTCGAAAAGATCATCCCTCAAAGCAGAGTTCACAAACTTATGGGAGGGAGGAACAACATGAGTAAGAAAGTCCCTAGCAGCTTCAGGAGGCCCTATCACGGAAGAATGAGAAACCTTCCACTTGGGAACATATGCGAGAGGGATAGCATCAGCGAACAAAGGAGCCAGAGGGGATCGGTGAGCGGGACCTTCAAGGAGAGTGGGTTTACTGGTCCCAGTAGCATGAGAAGGTGAAAGTTCAAAAGCTGAGGAAAAATGGGCTATGCCCACCTCGGAGGTCTTATCCCAAACACGGGAAGAAGAGGGACCAGTAGGAATTTCTATGGGATCCTGAGAACTCCCCtgcataacaaaaaaaaaatgaatatcaAAACGCAAAACAACGGTAGAAAAAAGGAAACAGGAGGAAGAAAAAACCTACCAGCAAAGGTGCACTCACAAGGCTTGAAGACCTCAGGTGCTTAGACAAGGAAGCTTTAACCCCAACAGGGGGAAGATCGGAAACAGCCTTCGACAAAGGAGGGGGCTTCTGACCACTGGCACTCCGGAGCCTTTGC from Helianthus annuus cultivar XRQ/B chromosome 7, HanXRQr2.0-SUNRISE, whole genome shotgun sequence includes the following:
- the LOC110866529 gene encoding uncharacterized protein LOC110866529; this translates as MTDQPLQKVLKRPELSGRLAKWAVELGEYSLEFKPRTAIKGQILADFLAEVPEDEEKKLQKWEALERKEKEEEDKAVWKIFIDGASSEEGSGAGITLISPEGVELTYAIRLDFENTNNTAEYEALLAGMRLAQKMKARHVEATTDSQLVVKQYQGEYEAKDNTMAQYVAKVKETVEAFKTFKLEYIPRGRNRKSDALSKLASVAFDHLAREVKVEVLTSPSLSTKEVAAVESTQETWMTPIIKFLRDGTLPEGEWAARKVRVKALQYELIDGELYRRSYLGPYLKCVDMEEAEYVIKEMHEGICGMHSGPRTIVIKAMNAGFYWPRMYETASEEIKKCDNCQIRGPKELVSDNGVQFAGRPFKPWCEQMHIQQVFTSVTHAQSNGLVERANQSVIKGMKGRLGRKQKGWLEKLPFVLWAYRTTPKNCNGETPFSLTYGTEAVIPAEIGSPTARMRLREEENEQDLRMNLNLLEERREVAAIRENKYKKQLESYYNAKMKKLNLVPGDLVLRANEASLQENTGKLGPNWEGPYRVIWANGKGSCKLETLQGEEVPRTWNLMQLRKYHM